A genomic region of Alicyclobacillus sp. SO9 contains the following coding sequences:
- a CDS encoding MaoC family dehydratase N-terminal domain-containing protein, which yields MSRFQNFIGKESVPVRNEVEKGAIRKFAEAIGDPNPLYRDESYASATRYGSIVAPPTFSRTFDYGAIEGFDLPQDGLIHGEQGFEYYRPVRPGDVLYCSTKLTRVFDRKGRLGTMTFLIFEYTSKTESGDLVVKGTSSVIYRQGGKQ from the coding sequence ATGAGTAGATTTCAAAACTTCATAGGGAAGGAATCTGTTCCCGTTCGAAATGAAGTAGAGAAGGGAGCAATAAGAAAGTTTGCGGAGGCCATAGGAGATCCCAATCCACTATACCGTGATGAATCCTATGCAAGTGCAACACGATATGGTTCTATCGTTGCTCCGCCTACGTTTAGTCGTACCTTTGATTATGGTGCCATTGAGGGATTTGACCTTCCGCAGGATGGACTGATTCATGGTGAGCAAGGGTTTGAATACTACCGTCCTGTAAGACCTGGAGACGTTTTGTACTGTTCAACTAAACTGACTCGGGTATTTGACCGCAAGGGCAGGCTTGGGACAATGACCTTTCTGATATTTGAATACACTTCCAAGACCGAATCCGGAGACCTCGTCGTTAAGGGGACGTCATCGGTCATTTACAGACAGGGGGGCAAGCAATGA
- a CDS encoding long-chain fatty acid--CoA ligase, with amino-acid sequence MMDFPLLLKNVLYRAHTVFPEKEIVSRDFSGIVRYTYADFYKRVCKLANVLGTLGVGDNETVGSFAWNNHRHAELYFAVPTSQRLLHTINIRLFEEQLVYSINHGEDKVLFVDEDLVPVIAKIADRLETVEKYVIMTDKETLPNLPLNNAYLYENLMSEASDEYDFREFDENTPAILAYTSATTGDPKGVVYSHRGLYLHCLTCMTGELGTGEADVTMPIVPMFHVNAWGRPFIDAWAGAKQVYPGHRPTPEIFCDLMEKEQVTLSVGVPTIWMGVLQHLRNSSRKYDLSHIRYLMSGGSALPVGLTRAFEEEYGIRLYQGYGQTETTPVTFINEPKRALANLGDEEKFKLRTKTGLLVPGLEMRLVNESGEEVARDGRQMGELLLRGPWVLKEYYKNPEKTAETVVDGWFHTGDIATMDGNGYLQVVDRTRDLIKSGGEWISSVDLENAIMSHASVAEAAVIGVTDARWQERPLACVVLHSEDKGSVTGEVLSEFLKDKVAKWWIPDTYVFVDEIPKTSVGKFSKRTLRKQLDEGLITVQGD; translated from the coding sequence ATGATGGATTTCCCGTTGCTGCTGAAAAATGTATTATACCGTGCTCATACAGTTTTTCCGGAAAAAGAAATTGTGTCGCGAGATTTTTCGGGAATTGTTCGTTACACATACGCTGACTTTTACAAACGGGTTTGTAAACTGGCTAACGTGCTGGGAACACTCGGAGTTGGAGACAATGAGACGGTTGGAAGCTTTGCCTGGAATAACCACCGCCATGCGGAACTGTACTTTGCTGTGCCAACGTCGCAAAGGCTGTTGCATACCATTAACATTCGTCTGTTCGAAGAGCAACTTGTTTACTCCATCAATCATGGAGAAGACAAGGTGCTTTTTGTAGATGAAGACCTAGTCCCTGTCATTGCCAAAATAGCTGATAGACTTGAGACCGTAGAGAAATACGTCATTATGACTGACAAGGAAACCCTGCCAAATTTGCCTTTAAACAATGCTTACCTGTATGAAAACCTAATGAGTGAAGCAAGCGATGAATACGATTTTCGTGAATTTGACGAGAACACGCCAGCGATTCTCGCCTACACCTCGGCAACAACCGGAGACCCAAAGGGTGTCGTATATTCGCACAGAGGACTCTACCTTCACTGTCTGACCTGTATGACAGGAGAACTAGGGACTGGCGAAGCCGATGTCACGATGCCCATCGTTCCTATGTTTCACGTTAATGCTTGGGGGAGGCCGTTTATTGATGCCTGGGCAGGTGCAAAACAGGTATACCCGGGTCATCGACCCACTCCGGAGATTTTCTGCGACTTGATGGAGAAGGAACAAGTGACTTTGAGTGTGGGGGTTCCGACGATATGGATGGGTGTTTTGCAACACTTGCGAAATTCATCGAGAAAATACGACTTAAGCCATATTCGGTACCTCATGTCTGGGGGGTCTGCTCTACCTGTCGGACTGACAAGGGCGTTTGAGGAAGAGTACGGGATTCGATTGTATCAGGGGTACGGTCAAACTGAGACGACGCCTGTAACGTTTATAAATGAACCTAAGCGAGCATTGGCCAATCTGGGGGATGAAGAGAAATTCAAACTCAGGACAAAAACTGGGCTGCTCGTGCCCGGGCTTGAAATGCGATTGGTCAACGAGAGCGGCGAAGAGGTCGCCCGCGACGGAAGACAGATGGGCGAACTTTTGCTCCGCGGGCCGTGGGTCCTTAAAGAATACTACAAAAATCCTGAGAAAACGGCGGAGACGGTCGTGGATGGTTGGTTCCACACCGGGGATATCGCAACGATGGATGGAAACGGGTACCTGCAAGTAGTGGACCGGACAAGAGACCTTATCAAGAGCGGAGGCGAGTGGATTTCCTCCGTCGACTTGGAAAATGCAATTATGTCGCATGCTTCGGTTGCTGAAGCCGCTGTCATCGGCGTCACGGATGCAAGATGGCAGGAACGTCCACTGGCGTGTGTGGTGTTGCATTCTGAGGATAAGGGGAGCGTGACGGGGGAGGTGCTCTCTGAATTTCTGAAAGACAAAGTTGCGAAGTGGTGGATTCCTGACACGTATGTCTTCGTAGACGAGATTCCCAAAACCAGCGTGGGTAAATTCTCGAAACGAACGCTTCGAAAACAGTTGGATGAAGGATTAATCACCGTACAAGGGGACTGA
- a CDS encoding MaoC/PaaZ C-terminal domain-containing protein: MTTTDLKVGQALPRLVKSPVTKTQLVMYSGASGDFNPIHTVDEFAEAAGLGGVIAHGMLTMAFVGQMLTDAIGEDGDLLNFSVRFKEMVRPGDVVTCEGTVVELQEEGATNVAVCDISAFTSPEKVVVTGTAEFRVSIT, from the coding sequence ATGACGACAACGGATCTCAAGGTAGGTCAGGCGCTTCCTCGACTCGTAAAGTCACCCGTTACGAAAACTCAACTGGTGATGTATTCCGGTGCATCAGGAGACTTCAATCCTATTCATACTGTTGATGAATTCGCTGAAGCAGCGGGTCTTGGCGGGGTGATTGCTCACGGTATGCTGACAATGGCTTTTGTGGGACAGATGCTCACCGACGCTATCGGCGAAGACGGGGACTTGCTCAATTTTAGTGTTCGGTTCAAAGAAATGGTCCGTCCGGGAGATGTTGTCACATGTGAAGGTACGGTCGTGGAACTACAAGAGGAAGGAGCAACGAACGTAGCGGTGTGCGATATTTCGGCATTCACGAGTCCGGAGAAAGTCGTTGTGACGGGAACAGCTGAGTTTCGGGTGTCAATCACCTAA
- a CDS encoding SDR family oxidoreductase, giving the protein MSVFDLFDLTGKVAVITGGGRGLGAQIAQAYAEAGAKVVLCSRKVANCEHLASQLVQAGKDALALELNLTNPNSIQSVVDESIQKFGKIDILVNNAGASWGAPALDMPYEAWQKVIQTNLTGTFLMSQATARHMKEQGRGKILNIASTAGLSGTPPEVLDAVGYNASKGGVVMLTKDLAVKWARYNIYVNAIAPGFFPTKMTKDVLQANQEAIINAVPLRRLGGERDLQGAALYFASAASDYTTGQVLSVDGGALAQ; this is encoded by the coding sequence ATGTCTGTATTCGATTTATTTGATTTGACGGGTAAGGTTGCAGTCATTACAGGCGGTGGACGCGGTTTAGGTGCTCAAATTGCACAGGCTTATGCAGAAGCCGGAGCCAAGGTCGTGCTTTGCTCGCGGAAGGTGGCCAACTGCGAACACCTAGCTTCACAACTCGTGCAGGCAGGTAAAGATGCGCTGGCTCTTGAATTAAATCTGACGAATCCAAACTCCATTCAATCAGTGGTAGATGAATCTATCCAAAAATTCGGAAAAATAGATATTCTCGTCAACAATGCGGGAGCGTCATGGGGTGCTCCTGCTCTGGATATGCCTTATGAAGCCTGGCAGAAAGTCATTCAAACGAATCTTACAGGTACGTTTCTTATGTCTCAAGCAACGGCGCGGCATATGAAAGAGCAGGGGCGCGGAAAGATCCTTAATATAGCTTCAACTGCCGGCTTAAGCGGGACTCCCCCTGAAGTTTTGGATGCTGTTGGCTATAACGCCAGTAAAGGCGGAGTGGTTATGTTGACAAAAGACCTTGCTGTAAAGTGGGCGCGTTACAACATCTATGTTAACGCTATTGCCCCGGGGTTTTTTCCGACAAAGATGACGAAAGATGTACTGCAAGCAAATCAAGAAGCAATTATAAACGCTGTTCCCTTACGGCGTCTTGGTGGTGAACGAGACTTGCAGGGAGCAGCGCTGTATTTCGCCTCTGCTGCATCGGACTATACCACTGGTCAAGTTCTTTCTGTAGACGGGGGAGCACTTGCTCAGTAG